A window of Streptomyces profundus genomic DNA:
CCAGCGGCGCCGTGCCCAGGGCGAGCCGGCCGACGGTGACGCCCGAGCCGCCGAGCGGGGCGCGCCCGCCGGCGGCCTTCATCGGGGTGCCCCGGCGCGCACGCCCGGCGTGTGCGCCGGGGCAGCGTCAGCGGGTGCCGCCCGCTCGGTCGTCGGCGGGCGTGGGATCCGACAGGGGATCGGCTTCGTCGGCATGGCTCTCCTCGCTCGGGGCCGCGTCCAGGTCCCGTTGGATTTCCAGATGGCGTCGCAGCCAGTGCTCGGTGCTGCTCACATGCACCAGCGCCGTGGCCTGGGCCAGCGAAGCGTCCCCGTCGGCGAGCGCGTGATAGATCGCCTCGTGCTCGGCGAGGGTGCGCTCCGAGGCGTGCTCGTCCACCAGCGCGCGCCAGATCCGGCCGCGCAGGGTGCGCCCCGAGATGCCGTCCAGCAGCGAGATCAGCGTCTCGTTGCCGGTGGCGGCCAACACCGCCCGGTGGAACGCCGCGTCGTGGTGGACCAGCAACTCGACATCGTCGCGGGCGGCCCGCATCGCGTCCAGCTCGTCGGCCACCACGGCCAGCGCCTCCGGCGTCATCCGCCGGGCGGCGAGACCGGTCGCCACGGGCTCGAACAGCCTTCGGGTCTCGGTGAGTTCGAGCAGGGTCTCGCCGTGCAGCAGCTCGACGGCGACCGCGAGGCCCTCAAGCAGCAGGCTCGGCTGGAGGCTGGTCACATAGGTGCCGTCGCCGCGCCGGATCTCCAGGACCCGGGCGACCACCAACGCCTTGACCGCCTCCCGCATCAGATTGCGGGAGAGACCCAGCTCCGCCGCAAGCTGCTGCTCGGGCGGCAGCTTGGCGCCCGGGGGCAGCGCGCCCGTCTGGATCAGCTCTCGGATACGGACGATGGCGTTGTCGGTCAGCGACATCTGGTCCACCTCGGTGCGGGCCGTGGAGAGCGGGGCCTGGGGATGCAGGACCCTAACAGAAAGATCCTATCTTCGGGGAGGGGGTGTGATCTCCGGTCCCCCGGTGAACTGTCAACCACCCCAATAACCTGTGGTTTTGTTGCGAGGGCTGGACGCGGACGGCGCTCGGGCCTATCAATAGATCCCATGTCTCGGGGTTTCGTCGGGCGGCGCTGACAGCTCTGCGCGGTGTCGCCGGCCGCCTCCCCGAGGCTCCGACGCCCACCTCCGAACAGCCCCGGCAGGCCCCATGACTGAGCAGATCACCGCGCTCGACGTGTCCGACGTCAGATTCCCGACCTCCCGCCAGCTCGACGGTTCCGACGCGATGAACCCCGAGCCCGACTACTCCGCCACCTATGTCACCGTCCGCACCAGCGGCGGCGCCGAGGGCCATGGCCTGGCCTTCACCATCGGCCGGGGCAACGAGGTCCAGGCCGAGGCCGTGCGGGCGCTCGCCCCGCTGGTCGTCGGCCTGCCGGTGGCCGATCTCCTCGCCGACATCGGCGCGTTCTCCCGCCGCCTCACCGGCGACGGCCAACTGCGTTGGCTCGGGCCGGCCAAGGGCGTGATCCACATGGCCGCCGCCGCCGTCGACAACGCCGTCTGGGATCTGGCGGGGCGGCTGGCCGGCAAGCCGGTGTGGCGGCTGCTCGCCGAGATGACCCCCGAACAGCTCGTCGACCTGGTGGACTTCCGCTATCTGCGGGACGCCCTCACCCGCGACGAGGCCCTCGCGATCCTGCGGGCCGC
This region includes:
- a CDS encoding FadR/GntR family transcriptional regulator, translating into MSLTDNAIVRIRELIQTGALPPGAKLPPEQQLAAELGLSRNLMREAVKALVVARVLEIRRGDGTYVTSLQPSLLLEGLAVAVELLHGETLLELTETRRLFEPVATGLAARRMTPEALAVVADELDAMRAARDDVELLVHHDAAFHRAVLAATGNETLISLLDGISGRTLRGRIWRALVDEHASERTLAEHEAIYHALADGDASLAQATALVHVSSTEHWLRRHLEIQRDLDAAPSEESHADEADPLSDPTPADDRAGGTR